gaaacATTCTATGGTGAAACTAGTTTTGGGGACCAACTAACATCCAAAAGAAAATCCATgtgaaaataactttttttcataaaaaaaataaaagtgctTAGTTTCCTccatttttaaatgaaaaaaataataatataatcagCATGTTTAGTTCGAATTTATTGCAAATAAAATAACTCCATGTTGCCCCCACatttcatttataataatataattcttaCAAACATTATTGTTTCCCTATGCTTCCCACCCCAACATTTTATAATGGTAGTATAAATATTTAcgacttatttaaaattataaattttaagatattataaaattataaaaaaaaattcatcgccaattaaaaataatcatataaatagTTGATGAACAATACGAATAGCTAATTAATAATAGTACATATATCAAAGAATATGATAGGAATGAATATGACGTCacacattatataaaataatacgaACGAAGTAACTAATTAGAAATAGTGAAGAACTACACCACGTTGGAATATAGTAGAATGGATGAGATCTCTCTAACTTTAACAAAATTAAGATCTCGAATTCATAAACTGAAATATGAGAAATGTTTTTTGATGGGAAATGCGTCCTACTTTAATAGACCTTACACGATATAAATTCATACCAACGAGATCAATAGTTTCtgaattttaaatcttttgcaaaataaaataaaaaagttatagAAATACAACTCGATATACAAAGAATCTTGCATTCACACGGTGATCAGAGAAAAATCACagcatatattaatataaatattaattttctttttccatgAAACATCCTAGATGTCAAAAAGTTTTGAGATCAAACTACCCTCCAAAATAAAATCcatgagaaaaaataatcaatcatgtgttgtttttgaatttttaaaataaaacaacccCATGATGCCCCCACAtctcacataaaaaaaaattcaaaattcttgCAAACAtcactttaatttattatattcatactatatattatatatatttagtacaTCATCCTATTCTTCCCACttcacaaattatacaaattgcTATCTTTTTAAGATGGAATTTTTGTTACTCTCTCTattcttgatattttttgtaagaataaataattatgtgaATGCTACTAATAATTATTCTATAGATGCAATTAGCAATATTGGGTGCAATATTTTTGTTGGAAAATGGGTTTTTGATTCTTCATATCCTATGTATGATTTCTCAAAATGTCCATTTATTGATAATGAATTTAATTGCCAGAAGTACAAGAGGCCTGATAATTTGTACCTCAAATATAGATGGCAACCTTCCTCTTGCAACCTCCCAAGGTAGAGTACTACTTtctcttttttcctctttttgcATTTTGCACTTCCTTATATGTTTTACTCGAGTcggagatttttttttaaaagaatctttttttattttaataaggtAGGAATAAGGTCTACTTATATTCTGTTTTCTCTTGACGAGACTCTTCTAATCCTGCTTATGAGACTATACTGGACTCATTGTTGTAATATAGATAGTTAAAGGTGTGATTCTATAAGTAAGGATTGAAGGGGACAGAATATACGCACACCTtacctttattttattataatttagtaTAAATTGATGTTGATATAAGAAATGATTCTAGTGTGAAGGAAAAAAGGGGTCTCAAATTTGTAAAAATGATAAGGTACAAGTATTAAGTGTTAAATTCTAGCATTTTATTTGAATTCCCTTGCACAAATTCTTGGTAATGGagcatataatatataatattccCTTGCACAAATTCttgtataataaaaattattaaatacatataaaaaataaattttgaatcaaattaaGATTGTTTTTTTAGAATTCGAAATTCATATGAATAAAATCTTTACTCTATCTTTATTgacaaagtttattttatatcgTCTGTGTTTAAAACTTAAACTGATTATTAACTATTTTGTAGGTTCAATGGTTTGGTTTTCTTGGAAAAATACAAGGGGAAGAATATAATGTTTGTGGGTGACTCATTAAGTTTGAATATGTGGGAGTCATTGGGTTGCATGATTCACTCTTCATTGCCAAATGCTAAAACTTCACTCACAAAGAAAAATGGAATTGCTGAAATTGCATTCTTGGTGAGTTAAAATTCAATTCTATGCACATgcaaaattgtttttatttatttgtctttttaGTTCAACTTTTTGTTAACTATATATATTTGGCAACACATGCTTGTCATTTCATAAATTGAAGGGAAAAAGATAACACTTTAAATCCCTCAACTATATAtctatgaatttattatttattatgatatacAAATCACTTAtgtctctctcctctctttcGTATCTCGCTGgtctctctattctttctaaTCTCGTTAATCTCTTTCCTCCTACACGGatcataattaagtaaattatagCTAATGTGTCTTTGTTTGCACACACAACATTTCGAAATGCATAAATATATTACTCCGTTTTTAGacacaataaaaacaaaaagaggAGTTAAATTGAATAGTCATAAAAAAGTCGGTAAATATAACACAATGTATAGTAAGTGTATAATATATGTATCTTAAGTTGAacgattataaatatttttaatcgaGCAGTCAAATTGTGTATAGGACTATGGAGTTAGATTGTCAATGTATCGTACTCCATACTTGGTGGACATGGTCAAAGAAAAAATTGGCACTGTTTTGAAGTTGGATTCTATTACTGATGGCAAGGCTTGGGTGGGAATGGATGTATTGATATTCAATTCATGGCATTGGTGGACTCACACTGGCAGCTCTCAACCGTAAGTATTAGTTTAGGagttaattacttaaatatatattataaattttgtctaattttggtgtattaagaaaaatgtatatatCTCGAAATATATGAGGTtaaaattaggtgtaatttCTTCTAAATATATTATATCCAAATGGATTCACGTGTATCTAAAATACATAGATAAATCTCACTTGCCTCACGTGTGTACTAGTATGATTCACATGTGTTTGAGATACATAGACAATCACGTTCACCTTTCTCACCTTCCTCCCATTAAGCTCTCTAGTATCTAGTCTCCTCTTGCTCTCGCTCTCATATCTTGCTCATATCTGGTATTCCACATACATGCaaattatgttgatatatatatatatatatatataaattgtgtatttaGTGTCATTCACATGTGtctgatttaaaatttgatataaaattattaaatgataaaataaaatgtaactatttcaaactataaaaaaatagtaaaaatatttgcataattttaatttaatccaTCCAATTAATATCCTCTAATTGTGTAAATATTGCAGGTGGGATTACATCCAATACAGGGGCAAAATAGTCAAAGATATGGACCGTTTTGTTGCTTTTTTTAAAGGAATGACCACTTGGGCTAGATGGGTCGATAAAAATATCGACCCATCTAAAACTAAAGTCTTCTTTCAAGGAATTTCACCCACTCACTATAAGTAAGCAATCGTCTAGCTCCTTGATTTCTTCTCgagtttataaataaataaatatatatatatatatatatcatatgaaGTCAAATTTGAAAAACGATCTATGCGATCATCCTTTTTTTAGTTCTATGATTACTTTGTTAATAAGCTAGTCTAATTACTAGAGTAACtttatttatacaaaacaaCATGTAAGTGACTTCGGTAGATTTGTTATAGTTAAATGATCACATAAGCTATTcactctatttctttttttaataaaataagatagaaagaaaaattaacttaaatgtCTATCGCTCTCAAGTGTATAACACATGTATATTAATTATCAAactgtaaatattttttatcgagCGATTGAATATGTAACTACAATGTCCtaaatttggtgaaaattttCAGGGGCAAGGATTGGAATGAACCATCAAAATCATGCAAAGGACAAACACAACCATTTTTTGGCACAAATTATCCAGCAGGGACACCACAAGAAGCAAATGTGGTCAACAAAGTAatcaaaaacattaaaaacaaaGTTTATTTATTGGATATTACAACTCTTTCACAATATAGAAAAGATGGACATCCAGGATATTATAGTGATATACATGGATCAGATTGTAGCCATTGGTGTCTACCTGGTTTGCCTGATACTTGGAACCTACTTCtttatacaattcttattggTTGAAATCGCGGCGACACGAACAACCCTTTTAGTCGCCACAAAAAATATGGTTTTTCGTGGCAACTTTGAAAGTTTTGTcacgaaaaataaaatgatttgagATAGTCTAATCGCTAAAACTTATTGATGGTGACCccgaaaaataaaatgatttgagATAGTCTAATCGCTAAAACTTATTGATGGTGACCCCTAAAGTTTGCATAGAAATGTTATTCTTTAAGGGTCGTCGCGAATAAATTTCTAACAATAAAACTATTGTAAGTGGCATTCAAGTAGTCACGAAAAGTCCTTTGTAGAGTTTTGTGGTGACAAAGTCGTCACAAAAAGTAATTTattctagtatatatatatatatgatcattATTCTATTTTACTAGGAAGATGTATGTTGTTTAGGAATTTgattcacttttatttgaatgacaaaataagaattttcatatttgaattGTAAAATGTTGTATAAGATCTATAGGCATGAAAAGTTGCCTTAGTCCAAATTGttttttaagataaataatAGGGTATAACACAATGAGCTCTAAATTACGCTCGAAATCTCAAGCACATattttaactaaactaagatttattattttttgaatatatattttttgtaatttgtataatttcttttatttacgtAACATTCAAACATTTCTTACGCGTCTCAAGTATATAGAGTCATTGAATATATCACGccagtcaaaaaaaatataaaattatgaaaaaatgagtttaaaaaaattataaaatcttaatttaatcaaaatatatctcatgaaatttcaattttaatctgAAAAGATAATTATACCTATATTCTGATCAATAATTAAACAAAACAGAGTGACTAATAATGATTAATGATGTCAAAAAACCAAAAAGACAAAACCTGCTTCTTGGAACAAAGTGACAGTTTGATCTCTCAAAAACCACAGAGAAGATATGAAGGTTTTATTTTCGAGAATTAAATAGTTTAAGTTTAATCGataatttgaatatgaaattttaaattttttgaaataaaatttatatatttataaaatttataaaaattattataagtcATAACAATTGACAATTTATAATGTTTGAAAAAcctataaaaaaagttataatctaataaatttatttaaatcttGAAATCAGAAAGTGTCACTTAAaatgaaacggagggagtaaaaATTTTGCTACGTAGACAAAATCAGTGAGTGACACGTTTGTAAAGTGATTGGTGACTAGTGAAGTTTTCTCAAATCCACCATATCTCACCATGTGGCATGACACAAAACTCAACACTCACCACTAATTGAACCACTTGTCAACAACCTACACCCTCTATGCTTCTCTTTTTATACACTCTTTCATCACTCACATTTCAACACAAAATCTTTCCaaagtcaaaatcaaaattatcaaaGTTTACTACCTCTTTTTTGGTTACTATAT
The sequence above is a segment of the Solanum lycopersicum chromosome 10, SLM_r2.1 genome. Coding sequences within it:
- the LOC101245295 gene encoding protein trichome birefringence-like 39, with the translated sequence MEFLLLSLFLIFFVRINNYVNATNNYSIDAISNIGCNIFVGKWVFDSSYPMYDFSKCPFIDNEFNCQKYKRPDNLYLKYRWQPSSCNLPRFNGLVFLEKYKGKNIMFVGDSLSLNMWESLGCMIHSSLPNAKTSLTKKNGIAEIAFLDYGVRLSMYRTPYLVDMVKEKIGTVLKLDSITDGKAWVGMDVLIFNSWHWWTHTGSSQPWDYIQYRGKIVKDMDRFVAFFKGMTTWARWVDKNIDPSKTKVFFQGISPTHYKGKDWNEPSKSCKGQTQPFFGTNYPAGTPQEANVVNKVIKNIKNKVYLLDITTLSQYRKDGHPGYYSDIHGSDCSHWCLPGLPDTWNLLLYTILIG